A part of Pseudoalteromonas arctica A 37-1-2 genomic DNA contains:
- the putA gene encoding bifunctional proline dehydrogenase/L-glutamate gamma-semialdehyde dehydrogenase PutA, protein MLFNGDLTTICPIRQRIRDFYRIDENAVIDHILPLAEVGVKARSRAWERARQIVLNIRKEQDGQGGVDALLNEFSLSSEEGVVLMCLAEALLRVPDKATQDVLIRDKLAKGDWSSHLGSSDSLFVNASSWGLLVTGKMVNYTDKTKEQQFGMLKKTIGRLGEPVIRKSVNFAMKIMGKQFVMGRTIDEAIERAADTEQKGYVYSYDMLGEGARTMKDAKRYFDSYMNAIHSIGKAANGRGPIKSPGISVKLSAIHPRYEFTHKDRVMEEIVPKLKELALAAKKYDIGFTVDAEEADRLDISLDVIEAVFSDEDLGDWQGFGLAVQAYQKRAIFVIEWLTDLATRVGRKMMVRLVKGAYWDTEIKTTQQDGLEHFPVFTRKATTDVSYKACAIKMLEARDVLYPQFATHNAYTAATILEVAKGDNTGFEFQRLHGMGESLFDQIVNEEKIQCRVYAPVGQHEDLLAYLVRRLLENGANSSFVNAIVDTTKPVESLLPDPVETLQGLRNKYNTQIKMPIDLYGEERANSKGMDLTDINVITPFKENLETWFNEHLIEQSQVPEGSLAVKNPANHKEIIGHVKLQTGEEMKVLLANAEAALESWSQTPVKERANLLRRVADILERHHDELVAICIKEAGKVAQDGIDEVREAVDFCRYYAARAEELSKDERFEARGVILCISPWNFPLAIFLGQVAAAIVTGNTVIAKPAEQTSLIALRAIELMLSVGLPEHVVQPVIARGSEVGKTIVPDERIQAVMFTGSTETGTLISQTLAARNDIQVPLIAETGGQNCMIVDSTALPEQVVDDVISSGFQSAGQRCSALRVLFIQDDVADGIIEMLKGALAELHIGDPSLLSTDVGPVIDEKALKNLNEHVEYLKGNSILHYECKIPDNTQNGAYFFAPRLYEIKDLSVLKREVFGPCVHIVRFKSNELDDVMDQINNTGYGLTMGVHSRIEERCEYLAKMSRAGNVYINRNMIGAIVGVQPFGGRGLSGTGPKAGGPNYLQRLVKEKASPDNVQMTNLTPDELDLHHYSGANEQVKKLMANSMRDEKIWRATPLNDRVSAVRQLLAKIATVEIIDDLADDLALTLSEARAQLNRLEKHMRKFTTLPGPTGESNTLHLEARGCVVCYADKSTSFNFWALSIITAIAAGNTVITVASELFYDEAVAFKDKFISTGVAEGVFQVAKPNQLQAILAHPHLAGAVVAARSSRLGYFSQQLAQRKGAILPVISSEYYDTLIKRLITEKTISIDTTASGGNTSLMTLVEDDE, encoded by the coding sequence ATGTTATTCAACGGCGATTTAACAACGATTTGTCCTATTAGACAAAGAATCCGTGACTTCTACCGCATAGATGAAAATGCGGTTATTGATCATATTTTACCGCTTGCAGAAGTAGGCGTAAAAGCACGAAGTCGTGCCTGGGAAAGAGCCCGCCAGATTGTTTTAAACATTCGTAAAGAGCAAGATGGGCAAGGCGGTGTTGATGCGCTTTTAAATGAATTTTCACTCTCTAGTGAAGAAGGCGTTGTATTAATGTGTTTGGCCGAAGCACTGCTTCGCGTACCAGATAAAGCGACTCAAGATGTACTTATTCGTGACAAGTTAGCGAAAGGTGATTGGAGCTCTCATTTAGGCAGCAGCGATTCTTTATTCGTAAACGCGTCTTCTTGGGGATTATTAGTTACCGGTAAAATGGTTAACTACACAGACAAAACGAAAGAACAACAGTTCGGCATGCTTAAAAAGACCATTGGTCGTTTAGGTGAGCCAGTTATTCGTAAGTCTGTAAATTTTGCTATGAAAATTATGGGTAAGCAATTCGTTATGGGTCGTACCATTGACGAAGCAATTGAACGTGCTGCCGATACAGAGCAAAAAGGTTATGTATATTCTTACGATATGCTAGGCGAAGGCGCGCGCACAATGAAAGATGCGAAGCGTTACTTTGACAGCTACATGAATGCTATACACTCGATTGGTAAAGCGGCAAATGGTCGTGGTCCAATTAAGAGCCCTGGTATTTCAGTTAAGCTTTCTGCTATTCATCCACGTTATGAGTTCACTCATAAAGACCGTGTGATGGAAGAAATAGTCCCTAAGTTAAAAGAACTTGCGCTTGCTGCTAAGAAATACGATATCGGCTTTACCGTTGATGCTGAAGAAGCTGACCGTTTAGATATTTCATTAGATGTCATTGAAGCGGTATTTAGTGATGAAGATCTTGGTGATTGGCAAGGATTTGGCTTAGCGGTTCAAGCGTACCAAAAACGCGCTATTTTTGTAATTGAATGGCTAACAGACCTTGCAACACGTGTTGGTCGTAAGATGATGGTACGTTTAGTTAAGGGCGCGTACTGGGATACTGAAATCAAAACCACACAACAAGATGGTTTAGAGCATTTCCCTGTATTTACTCGTAAAGCAACAACCGATGTTTCTTACAAAGCATGTGCAATTAAAATGCTTGAAGCGCGCGACGTACTTTATCCACAATTTGCTACACATAACGCTTACACTGCCGCGACTATTTTAGAAGTAGCGAAAGGCGATAACACAGGTTTTGAATTTCAACGTTTGCACGGTATGGGTGAATCATTATTCGACCAAATCGTTAACGAAGAAAAAATTCAATGTCGTGTATATGCACCGGTTGGTCAACACGAAGACCTACTTGCTTACCTTGTTCGTCGTTTGTTAGAAAATGGTGCTAACTCATCATTTGTAAACGCGATTGTAGATACAACAAAACCTGTTGAATCATTACTACCAGACCCTGTAGAAACACTGCAAGGCCTGCGTAACAAGTACAATACGCAAATCAAAATGCCAATTGATTTATACGGTGAAGAACGTGCTAACTCTAAAGGCATGGATTTAACCGATATTAACGTTATTACCCCTTTCAAAGAGAATCTTGAAACATGGTTTAATGAGCACTTAATTGAGCAAAGCCAAGTACCAGAAGGCTCATTGGCTGTTAAAAACCCAGCAAATCACAAAGAAATCATCGGCCACGTTAAGTTACAAACTGGCGAAGAGATGAAAGTATTACTGGCTAACGCTGAAGCGGCACTTGAATCATGGTCACAAACACCAGTAAAAGAGCGTGCTAATTTACTGCGTCGCGTTGCTGACATTTTAGAGCGTCATCATGATGAACTAGTCGCTATCTGTATTAAAGAAGCGGGTAAAGTAGCGCAAGATGGTATTGATGAAGTACGTGAAGCGGTTGATTTTTGTCGTTACTACGCAGCGCGCGCTGAAGAGTTATCTAAAGATGAGCGTTTTGAAGCCCGTGGCGTTATTTTATGTATTAGCCCGTGGAACTTCCCGCTTGCAATATTTTTAGGTCAAGTTGCTGCTGCGATTGTTACAGGTAACACTGTAATTGCTAAGCCTGCTGAGCAAACAAGTTTAATCGCCCTTCGTGCCATTGAACTAATGCTATCTGTTGGTTTACCTGAGCACGTTGTTCAACCTGTTATCGCTCGCGGCTCAGAAGTAGGTAAAACAATTGTTCCAGATGAGCGCATTCAAGCGGTTATGTTTACAGGTTCTACTGAAACAGGCACATTAATTTCTCAAACACTTGCTGCACGTAACGATATTCAAGTACCGTTAATTGCAGAAACAGGTGGCCAAAACTGTATGATTGTTGACTCAACGGCGCTTCCTGAGCAAGTAGTTGACGATGTGATCAGTTCTGGTTTTCAAAGTGCTGGCCAACGTTGTTCTGCTCTTCGTGTTTTATTCATTCAAGATGACGTAGCAGATGGCATTATCGAAATGCTTAAAGGCGCTCTAGCTGAGTTACACATTGGCGACCCATCGTTACTATCAACTGATGTTGGTCCGGTAATTGATGAAAAAGCACTTAAAAACTTAAATGAACACGTTGAGTACTTAAAAGGTAATTCTATACTTCATTACGAATGTAAAATTCCTGATAATACTCAAAATGGCGCATACTTTTTTGCTCCTCGTTTATACGAAATTAAAGACTTATCAGTACTTAAACGTGAAGTATTTGGCCCATGTGTTCATATTGTTCGCTTTAAATCGAATGAACTTGATGATGTGATGGATCAAATAAATAACACGGGCTATGGTCTGACAATGGGTGTTCACTCACGTATTGAAGAGCGCTGTGAGTACCTTGCTAAAATGTCACGTGCGGGTAATGTTTACATTAACCGAAACATGATTGGTGCCATTGTTGGTGTGCAACCGTTTGGTGGCCGTGGTTTATCAGGTACTGGCCCTAAAGCCGGTGGCCCTAACTACCTACAACGTTTAGTAAAAGAAAAAGCATCACCAGATAACGTACAAATGACTAACCTAACGCCTGACGAACTTGATTTACACCACTACAGCGGTGCGAATGAGCAAGTTAAAAAGCTAATGGCTAACTCAATGCGCGATGAGAAAATCTGGCGTGCAACACCACTAAACGACCGTGTTTCGGCTGTACGTCAGTTGCTTGCTAAAATCGCGACGGTAGAAATTATCGACGATTTAGCAGACGACTTAGCATTAACATTATCAGAAGCACGTGCACAGCTTAACCGCCTTGAAAAGCACATGCGTAAGTTTACTACCCTGCCTGGGCCAACGGGTGAGTCTAATACACTTCATCTAGAAGCACGTGGTTGTGTAGTGTGTTATGCAGATAAGAGCACATCATTTAACTTCTGGGCATTGTCTATCATCACTGCTATTGCCGCAGGTAATACGGTAATTACTGTAGCGTCTGAGCTGTTTTATGATGAAGCCGTTGCCTTTAAAGATAAATTTATCTCTACAGGTGTTGCAGAAGGTGTTTTCCAAGTAGCTAAACCTAACCAGTTACAAGCTATTTTGGCGCACCCTCATTTAGCCGGTGCGGTAGTTGCTGCTCGCTCGTCTCGCTTGGGCTACTTTAGTCAACAGCTTGCACAGCGTAAAGGTGCTATTTTACCAGTAATTAGCTCTGAGTATTACGATACATTAATCAAACGTCTTATTACTGAAAAAACAATCAGTATTGATACAACAGCATCAGGTGGTAACACATCACTAATGACGCTTGTTGAAGATGATGAATAA
- a CDS encoding winged helix-turn-helix transcriptional regulator yields MTIPNRLRMLDRIDLAILDVLQKNGRISNVNLAKQVNLSASPCLDRVKRLEQEGYIEGYYAKLSEAKLNQSLVAHVQVSLVASNTAVFKVFREHILRIEQVVECDMVAGGYDYLLKIRVSNMEEYRQVLGDLVDIPGVGTHHTYMVIEKIKKDEGLLIDI; encoded by the coding sequence ATGACAATTCCAAATAGATTACGCATGCTAGATCGTATTGATTTAGCCATACTAGACGTTCTACAAAAGAACGGCAGAATTTCAAATGTTAACCTCGCAAAACAGGTTAATTTGAGTGCAAGCCCGTGCCTAGATCGTGTAAAACGATTAGAGCAAGAAGGCTATATCGAAGGCTACTACGCCAAGCTTAGCGAAGCTAAACTTAATCAGAGCTTAGTAGCGCATGTTCAAGTATCGCTTGTTGCTTCAAATACAGCTGTATTTAAAGTATTTAGAGAGCACATATTAAGGATAGAACAAGTAGTCGAATGTGACATGGTTGCTGGTGGTTATGATTACTTATTAAAAATTCGCGTTTCTAATATGGAAGAATATAGACAAGTTCTTGGCGACTTAGTAGATATTCCCGGCGTGGGCACTCATCATACTTATATGGTGATCGAAAAGATTAAAAAGGACGAAGGATTGCTAATCGATATTTAA
- a CDS encoding sensor domain-containing diguanylate cyclase has translation MSNNNENSRENNTDSAVSALISSISNTVNNEKISAIINVTNVMADAIFIVNADGVFESVNPVAARFFNVTSDSLIGKKWQDCLQEQYRDDYKYMFESWKNNYQTPLNHGPKEVRIRKNNGNCLDVELSISCLPESVVASTPLFICIMHDISKHVKKYKVLENVAKLDHLTGIANRCTLEKTIIKNWQECIVNKQPLSFILIDIDYFKLFNDNFGHVKGDKCLQKVARTIEECLPSKDSLVARYGGEEFAVVLPRSHISNAQMIAKRIQEKILNINFRDLGLPANVKISVSQGLACEYNNQYRTSEALICAADTALYRAKSEGRNKLCIR, from the coding sequence ATGTCTAACAATAATGAAAATAGCAGAGAAAACAACACCGACAGCGCTGTATCTGCATTAATCAGCAGCATCTCTAATACCGTTAACAATGAAAAAATAAGCGCAATTATTAATGTCACTAATGTCATGGCCGATGCTATTTTTATTGTTAATGCAGATGGGGTGTTTGAATCAGTAAATCCCGTTGCAGCGCGTTTTTTCAATGTAACGTCTGATTCATTAATAGGTAAAAAATGGCAAGATTGTTTACAAGAACAGTATCGCGATGACTATAAATACATGTTTGAAAGTTGGAAAAACAACTATCAAACACCACTCAATCATGGTCCAAAAGAAGTTAGAATAAGAAAAAACAATGGTAACTGTTTAGATGTTGAGTTATCTATATCATGTTTACCCGAATCGGTAGTCGCAAGTACCCCACTTTTTATTTGTATAATGCATGATATTTCAAAGCACGTTAAAAAGTATAAAGTACTGGAAAACGTAGCCAAACTTGATCACCTCACTGGTATTGCTAATCGTTGTACTTTAGAAAAAACCATCATTAAAAATTGGCAAGAGTGCATAGTTAACAAGCAGCCTCTTAGCTTTATACTTATCGATATTGATTACTTTAAATTATTTAACGATAACTTTGGCCATGTAAAAGGTGATAAGTGCCTTCAAAAAGTCGCTCGTACAATTGAAGAGTGCTTACCATCTAAAGACAGTTTAGTAGCACGCTATGGTGGTGAGGAGTTTGCTGTTGTGCTGCCTCGTTCGCACATTTCAAATGCACAAATGATTGCTAAGCGTATTCAGGAAAAAATACTCAACATTAATTTTAGAGATCTCGGTTTACCAGCGAATGTAAAAATAAGTGTAAGTCAGGGTTTAGCGTGTGAATACAATAATCAATACAGAACATCTGAGGCATTAATATGCGCGGCGGATACTGCCTTATACAGGGCGAAGTCGGAAGGGCGTAATAAATTATGTATAAGATGA
- a CDS encoding DP-EP family protein — MNNTLENVDFQVNIKLNNGEAIFSYTKNGESATGGFVVRTETAGNYNLDDATIQNGFVFTGATITDIDTQKPCAQDFSYKVSDNGHTIIITDTDENNGSVCLIFNVECNGNKYESADPQVKNEKEL; from the coding sequence ATGAATAACACCCTAGAAAATGTCGACTTTCAAGTAAATATTAAACTTAACAACGGTGAAGCTATTTTTAGCTATACAAAAAATGGCGAATCCGCTACTGGCGGTTTTGTTGTAAGAACTGAAACCGCTGGCAACTACAATTTAGACGATGCCACAATTCAAAATGGTTTCGTATTTACTGGCGCTACTATCACCGATATCGACACACAAAAACCATGCGCCCAAGACTTCAGCTATAAAGTAAGTGACAACGGCCACACAATTATCATTACCGACACAGATGAAAATAATGGCTCTGTATGCTTAATCTTTAACGTTGAGTGTAATGGCAATAAATATGAAAGCGCAGATCCTCAAGTTAAGAATGAAAAAGAACTCTAA
- a CDS encoding nSTAND1 domain-containing NTPase encodes MMRNPFYLGDWQVTPSTNSIQLTGKAKQLEPKAMEVLLHLCQQNGDIVSSDELLNKCWKNTDIGDNPLHKTITQLRKALGDKANEPHYIETIRKRGYRIIAKLSFPLADPIPSTKSTWQGGSPFLGLRAYNPNDTHVFFGRTQSIATLLERISSQVNYGRAFCLILGPSGTGKSSLVNAGILPKLLDERGYNGIGVISYTQIDFADVHKNRLFLDLASALLDWDINAQPVFEGLSAQTLAEQLELAIDGVINAIQAALSKASTQLKTPQLFLFIDRLEVLLSSPIFSSETRSHFLSVIERLAISKAVIVFSACRNDFYPLVVEQPSLMAGKAHGAHYDLTPPNRQELQQIIRLPALTANLTFSNDPQTQTPLDEILCADTANNPDALPMLQYTLQELYLQRSDSNELLHSVYTKLGGIEGAIGKKAEDIFIDLSNEQQQQLKSVLSQLITLNPDGKTITSRAARWQTLTNTSQKELVQAMVDSRLFVSHLQNQEACFSLAHEALLRQWPRAKQWINDHKDALAIKSRLQHQAQNWVDEDKSSAYLLAPGKPLQEAQLLLNDKLFKLDDNEHALIKSSVKKTKTKIRAKRVTVALLGLLTFTALLMSFTSFKAQQHAQKKQLEAESLLGFMVGDFADKLRSVERMDLLDGISNKALEYFTDQTDDSSSLFSFSDNKAQFNKRFQYAQTLEAMGEVAYSRGKTDEAFTAFENARTRLEALLKIQPNNLELLTLAGANAFWLGQLTYDQNDHQATEQMFKKYHAYSKKMYALAANDFNSIMELSYSSNSLGSLYIEKSNYSAAKKNFAESLLLKNKALKLKPNNKDLLRDKSDTISWLAKTEEKLSNFNEAVNILEGAVGVITKLIANYPSDASLFYTSANLYMQQSYLLSYLSDKRMAHKKASLANQVINEALVQDPKNNKFQLMYYRSLAHSLMLSTDEATDSTIEKIINFLKSQNFKNTSTINTQITLIQYFINRQSPLKAQELLTELENNENYKHQLANLTKTGDYLVYTRINLIKANLATTNKQREQFCLSAIKAISEAAKISQSVKITYPLVQAYNCLNREDEISEIKTSLVKLGITNFQL; translated from the coding sequence ATGATGCGCAACCCCTTCTACCTAGGCGATTGGCAAGTAACACCTTCAACTAACTCAATTCAACTAACTGGTAAAGCCAAACAGTTAGAGCCCAAAGCGATGGAAGTTTTATTGCATTTGTGTCAACAAAATGGCGACATTGTAAGCAGCGATGAATTGCTCAATAAATGCTGGAAAAATACTGATATTGGCGATAATCCATTACATAAAACTATCACTCAGCTAAGAAAAGCGCTCGGTGATAAAGCCAATGAACCACATTATATTGAAACTATCCGTAAACGTGGCTACCGCATTATTGCAAAATTATCTTTTCCGTTAGCAGATCCTATACCAAGCACTAAAAGTACATGGCAGGGAGGATCCCCTTTCTTAGGCCTGCGTGCATATAACCCAAATGATACCCACGTTTTTTTTGGCCGTACCCAATCTATAGCTACCCTGCTGGAAAGGATATCTAGCCAGGTAAATTACGGTCGTGCTTTTTGCTTAATACTTGGCCCTAGTGGTACAGGTAAATCCTCGCTTGTTAATGCTGGAATTTTACCAAAACTGCTAGATGAGCGAGGCTATAATGGCATCGGGGTTATTTCCTACACCCAGATCGACTTTGCAGATGTGCATAAAAATAGACTTTTTCTAGATTTAGCTTCTGCATTACTTGATTGGGATATAAACGCCCAGCCTGTGTTTGAAGGATTAAGCGCGCAAACACTTGCAGAGCAACTAGAATTGGCAATAGATGGCGTAATTAACGCCATACAAGCTGCACTTAGTAAAGCCTCTACACAACTTAAAACACCCCAGTTATTTTTATTTATTGACCGCTTAGAAGTACTGCTTTCTTCTCCTATATTTAGTAGCGAAACACGCAGCCATTTCTTATCGGTTATTGAGCGCTTAGCAATCTCTAAAGCTGTGATTGTATTTAGTGCGTGTCGTAACGACTTTTACCCTTTAGTGGTTGAACAACCAAGTTTAATGGCAGGCAAAGCTCATGGCGCGCACTACGATTTAACACCGCCAAACCGCCAAGAGCTTCAACAGATTATTCGCCTGCCAGCGTTAACCGCTAATTTAACGTTCTCCAATGACCCACAAACCCAAACACCACTGGATGAAATATTGTGCGCCGATACAGCTAATAACCCCGATGCATTACCCATGCTGCAATACACATTGCAAGAGCTGTACTTGCAGCGCAGTGATAGTAACGAGCTACTGCACAGTGTTTACACAAAACTCGGGGGTATTGAGGGCGCCATAGGCAAAAAAGCAGAAGATATATTTATTGACCTTAGTAATGAGCAACAGCAACAACTAAAAAGCGTGTTATCACAACTGATCACTTTAAACCCAGATGGTAAAACCATTACGAGCCGCGCTGCCCGCTGGCAAACATTAACCAACACAAGCCAAAAAGAGCTTGTGCAAGCCATGGTCGATAGCCGTTTATTTGTATCGCATTTACAAAACCAAGAAGCCTGTTTTAGCCTTGCTCACGAGGCATTATTGCGTCAATGGCCGCGCGCAAAACAATGGATTAATGACCATAAAGATGCCTTAGCAATAAAAAGTCGTTTACAACATCAAGCTCAAAATTGGGTAGATGAAGATAAAAGTAGTGCTTACCTCCTAGCGCCAGGTAAACCGCTACAAGAAGCGCAGCTATTACTTAACGACAAACTGTTTAAATTAGATGATAACGAGCATGCTCTTATCAAAAGCTCTGTAAAAAAAACAAAAACAAAAATAAGAGCAAAACGAGTGACAGTTGCCTTATTGGGCTTACTTACATTTACCGCGTTATTAATGAGCTTCACTAGTTTTAAAGCCCAACAACATGCGCAAAAAAAGCAGCTGGAGGCCGAAAGCTTACTGGGGTTTATGGTCGGCGACTTTGCCGATAAATTACGTAGCGTTGAACGTATGGACTTACTTGATGGTATTAGTAATAAAGCACTTGAGTATTTTACTGATCAAACTGACGATTCAAGTTCACTTTTTAGCTTTAGCGATAATAAAGCACAATTTAACAAGCGTTTTCAGTACGCACAAACTCTTGAGGCAATGGGTGAAGTAGCTTATTCCCGAGGTAAAACCGATGAAGCCTTTACCGCCTTTGAAAACGCCCGCACCCGCCTTGAGGCATTATTAAAAATACAGCCTAACAACTTAGAGCTACTAACGCTTGCAGGCGCCAATGCCTTTTGGCTTGGTCAATTAACTTATGATCAAAATGATCATCAAGCTACTGAGCAAATGTTTAAAAAATACCACGCTTACAGTAAAAAAATGTATGCGCTGGCAGCCAATGATTTTAACTCCATTATGGAATTATCGTATTCATCTAATTCTTTAGGTTCTTTATACATAGAAAAATCCAACTACAGCGCTGCAAAAAAGAACTTTGCAGAGTCACTTTTACTTAAAAATAAAGCGCTTAAACTGAAACCCAATAACAAAGATTTACTTCGAGATAAATCCGATACGATTAGTTGGCTTGCAAAAACAGAAGAGAAGCTAAGTAACTTTAATGAAGCAGTTAATATATTGGAAGGTGCAGTTGGCGTAATCACAAAATTGATTGCTAACTACCCTAGTGATGCAAGCCTTTTTTACACGTCAGCAAACCTATATATGCAACAAAGTTATTTACTGAGCTATTTGAGTGATAAACGGATGGCCCATAAAAAAGCCAGCTTGGCGAATCAAGTTATCAATGAAGCTTTAGTACAAGATCCAAAAAACAATAAATTTCAGCTTATGTATTATCGCTCTTTAGCACATTCACTAATGCTATCTACTGATGAAGCTACTGACTCAACAATTGAAAAAATAATTAATTTTTTAAAATCTCAAAATTTTAAAAATACCAGCACTATTAATACACAAATTACACTGATTCAATATTTTATAAATAGACAATCACCACTCAAAGCGCAGGAGTTATTAACTGAGCTTGAGAATAATGAAAACTACAAACATCAATTAGCCAACCTAACTAAAACTGGTGATTACTTAGTATATACAAGAATAAACTTAATCAAAGCAAACTTAGCTACAACTAATAAACAGCGAGAGCAATTTTGCTTAAGTGCTATCAAAGCTATTTCTGAAGCTGCAAAAATAAGTCAGAGCGTAAAAATAACATACCCACTAGTACAAGCTTATAACTGTTTAAACAGAGAAGACGAGATATCAGAAATAAAAACAAGCCTAGTTAAATTAGGCATTACGAACTTCCAACTATAA
- a CDS encoding mechanosensitive ion channel family protein has translation MISSEIEQFEKYYTMLTEYMVTYSMQIVGAIFIVLIGLWIAQKLAKFVAALMTRHNVDITLTNFVSSVVKVLLIVMVIIIALGKIGISVTPFVAAIGAASLGAGLALQGMLSNYGAGLAIIATRPFVVGDTIEVKNVSGQVKTIELGYTILINEEKVEITIPNKHIVGEILHNSFSYSLVKGEIDIAYSACSDNAISLIEDVLKAHELVAQNPLSQVGIERFADSGVTISYRYWVPTTKIIETKLAINGGVYKAINNADIEIPFPQRVITINKADLES, from the coding sequence ATGATCAGTTCTGAAATCGAACAGTTTGAAAAATATTACACCATGCTTACTGAGTATATGGTTACCTACAGTATGCAAATTGTTGGCGCTATTTTTATCGTCCTCATTGGTTTGTGGATAGCACAAAAGCTTGCCAAATTTGTAGCCGCGTTAATGACCCGCCATAACGTTGATATTACGCTCACAAACTTTGTCAGTAGCGTGGTAAAAGTACTGCTCATTGTAATGGTTATAATTATTGCACTTGGCAAAATAGGTATCAGCGTTACGCCATTTGTCGCAGCCATTGGTGCTGCGTCTTTAGGTGCAGGTTTAGCGCTGCAAGGAATGCTTTCTAATTATGGTGCAGGCCTTGCCATTATAGCCACTCGACCTTTTGTTGTTGGTGATACTATTGAAGTTAAAAATGTAAGCGGCCAAGTTAAAACAATTGAGCTTGGCTACACTATTTTAATCAATGAAGAAAAAGTAGAAATCACCATTCCAAATAAGCACATAGTGGGTGAAATACTTCATAACTCATTTAGTTACTCATTGGTCAAAGGTGAAATAGACATAGCCTATAGTGCTTGCTCTGATAACGCGATTAGCCTCATTGAAGACGTACTTAAAGCACATGAATTAGTCGCACAAAATCCGTTATCACAAGTGGGTATTGAACGCTTCGCCGATAGCGGTGTTACAATAAGCTACCGATATTGGGTGCCTACTACTAAAATTATCGAAACCAAACTGGCTATTAACGGTGGTGTTTATAAAGCAATTAATAACGCTGATATTGAAATTCCATTCCCTCAACGCGTCATTACAATTAACAAAGCCGACCTAGAAAGCTAA
- a CDS encoding LrgB family protein, producing the protein MTDFTFSAISELQPNLWWLSIPFIIVLFLALRAVNQSIKNSVFKSLTNPVFLSISIIALLLINLNLPYTQFASHSKLLSWLLEPAIVALALPLYQQFTHVRKNLLLIVATCSLGIVNATVVAFLLSILFNAPVQLSESVAALSVTTPISLIVTDSLGGISSLAAALVIFIGLLGALFGFMLFKLINIFNHESQGVAMGTACHAIGTAAAIAEHPKVGAYSSVAMALSALLTAIIVPLLYPFLVNILL; encoded by the coding sequence ATGACTGATTTTACTTTTTCCGCTATTTCAGAGCTACAGCCTAATTTATGGTGGCTAAGTATTCCTTTTATTATTGTATTGTTTTTAGCACTAAGGGCCGTAAACCAAAGTATAAAAAACAGCGTATTTAAATCGCTCACTAACCCCGTATTTTTAAGTATTAGTATTATCGCTTTATTACTAATTAACCTAAATCTGCCTTATACGCAATTTGCCTCGCACAGCAAATTATTAAGCTGGTTATTAGAGCCCGCGATTGTGGCTTTAGCACTTCCTTTATATCAGCAGTTTACACACGTACGAAAAAATCTATTACTCATAGTCGCAACATGTAGCTTAGGTATTGTTAACGCAACCGTTGTGGCATTTTTGCTAAGCATATTATTTAATGCGCCTGTGCAGCTAAGTGAATCTGTTGCCGCACTCAGTGTCACAACCCCAATATCTTTAATTGTTACTGACTCATTAGGGGGGATTAGCTCTCTTGCTGCGGCTTTAGTTATTTTTATTGGTTTACTAGGCGCTTTATTTGGCTTTATGCTTTTTAAACTCATTAATATTTTTAATCACGAATCTCAAGGTGTTGCCATGGGCACAGCTTGTCATGCAATTGGGACTGCTGCTGCTATTGCTGAGCATCCAAAAGTAGGTGCTTACTCCTCAGTTGCAATGGCGCTAAGTGCTTTATTAACAGCGATTATAGTGCCGCTGTTATATCCATTTTTAGTCAACATTTTGCTATAG
- a CDS encoding CidA/LrgA family protein, with the protein MKYLLSSAIILLCLACAKLIMHFIGGSFPAPLLAMVILLVLLLSGIVKEQHVKPCASPILNIMPIFFIPAGVGFIEHLGLIKSHWAFLASVVVLVPITTLLLVSSVIAYFKGRENND; encoded by the coding sequence ATGAAATATCTGCTCAGTAGCGCTATTATTTTACTATGTTTAGCCTGCGCTAAACTCATTATGCACTTTATTGGTGGAAGCTTTCCTGCACCGTTACTCGCTATGGTTATTTTATTAGTTTTACTCTTATCGGGTATTGTAAAAGAGCAACATGTAAAACCATGCGCCTCCCCTATTTTAAATATTATGCCTATATTTTTCATTCCTGCGGGTGTGGGATTTATTGAACATCTCGGCCTTATAAAGTCGCACTGGGCATTTTTAGCCTCAGTTGTGGTGCTAGTCCCTATAACTACCTTGTTGCTTGTTAGCAGTGTAATTGCGTACTTTAAGGGAAGAGAAAATAATGACTGA